In Onthophagus taurus isolate NC chromosome 6, IU_Otau_3.0, whole genome shotgun sequence, a genomic segment contains:
- the LOC139430222 gene encoding uncharacterized protein, producing the protein MDVEKKKRMRSLNYSCREKEVLLSIVSSYKNIVENRKTDCVSAEQKLSIWKVIADEFNSQSPNSCYRSVDSLKKYYENQKKILRKKVAEERKHIYTTGGGKQFTIIEPDDGLLLSLVNKKTLYGFQNEFDSDFIQNVEEHPIDPCLTENNNTEETTTTVIEDYMDGINENLDQTNTKDITSNTLRQSTSSTTSKKNNYSQIKRNKVSRRRPTTVKTFTSTRLAEKYEELVCKKLEYMECLKEEHKLRMEALKLDLEIKKKQLENI; encoded by the exons ATGGACgtggaaaagaaaaagagaatGCGTTCTCTTAATTATAGTTGCCGCGAAAAGGAAGTACTATTATCAATAGTTTCCAGTTACAAAAACATTGTCGAAAACAGAAAAACAGACTGTGTGTCTGcggaacaaaaattaagtatttGGAAAGTTATAGCTGACGAATTTAACAGTCAGTCGCCAAATTCATGTTATAGAAGCGTTGATTCGTTGAAAAAGTATtatgaaaatcaaaaaaaaatattaagaaaaaaagttgcagAAGAAAGAAAACACATATACACAACAGGCGGAGGAAAACAATTCACGATTATTGAACCCGACGACGGTTTATTGTTGTCCCTAGTCAACAAGAAAACGTTGTACGGGTTCCAAAATGAATTTGATAGTGACTTTATTCAGAATGTGGAAGAACATCCAATCGATCCATGCttaacagaaaataataatactgaaGAAACAACAACAACTGTAATTGAAGACTACATGGATggaattaatgaaaatttagatCAG ACAAATACAAAAGACATTACTTCAAATACGTTGAGACAAAGTACCAGTTCAACAAcatcaaagaaaaataattat tcacaaataaaaagaaataaagtcAGTCGTCGGAGGCCAACAACTGTGAAAACATTTACATCAACAAGATTGGCTGAAAAATACGAAGAGTTAGTTTGCAAAAAGTTGGAGTATATGGAATGCCTTAAAGAAGAGCATAAACTTCGTATGGAAgcattaaaattagatttagaaattaaaaaaaaacaattagaaaatatttaa
- the LOC111416891 gene encoding putative nuclease HARBI1, with translation MDIFDDDEDMFGNDAEILEIVDYGFPKRIYLRRNHFEDLDNLTFFQRFRLTKNTVLNILPLIEEKLEYPTDINNSLSPMDQLLTCLRFYATGGHLSTISDFMGTHVSTSSRIIKNVSIALASLSHAYIKMPTENNIQKIQRDFYNIALFPSIVGCIDGTHIKIQSPGGEDGEIFRNRKGYFSINVQVVGDSDLKVQDIVARWPGSTHDMTIYSNSRIRARLEGGEFRNGIILGKL, from the exons ATGGATATTTTTGACGACGATGAAGATATGTTTGGAAATGATGCAGAAATATTAGAGATTGTTGATTATGGATTTCCTAAACGGATATATCTACGGCGCAATCATTTTGAAGATTTGGATAACCTTACATTTTTTCAACGATTTCGTTTAACAAAGAATactgttttaaacattttaccaCTAATTGAAGAAAAGCTTGAATATCCTACAGACAT AAATAACAGCTTAAGCCCTATGGACCAATTATTAACATGTCTACGTTTTTATGCTACAGGTGGACATTTGTCAACCATATCAGATTTTATGGGGACTCATGTTTCTACATCatcaagaattattaaaaatgtttcaattgcATTAGCTAGTCTATCTCATGCTTACATAAAAATGCcaacagaaaataatattcaaaaaatacaaagagatttttataatattgcaTTATTTCCAAGTATTGTAGGATGCATTGATGGCACCCACATAAAGATACAATCTCCAG GAGGAGAAGATGGTGAGATATTCAGAAACAGGAAAGGCTATTTCTCTATAAATGTCCAAGTTGTGGGAGATTCTGACCTTAAGGTGCAAGATATTGTAGCACGATGGCCAGGATCAACACATGACATGACTATTTATTCAAATAGTAGAATACGTGCTAGGCTAGAAGGTGGAGAATTTAGAAATGGAATTATTCTAggtaaattgtaa
- the LOC139430162 gene encoding piggyBac transposable element-derived protein 4-like, producing the protein MTRKELSDEELRRILEESDFECSEIESTYDDSDADRTFKVDEGSNSESSTTSNDIILPSKKRKIEPTPGPSNRPNSPGKDSSDDSVVAPRSNYVVWSEVCVSDKLNKFVYSGRPGFRQEKINHQNPVDFFLLFFDKEVQDLLVTETNRYAEQQILNGICEETVSEHSIVSKWYDTDAHELMRFFGIIIWMGLDQKPTLRDYWSKKVLYKSEVAKLGRMSRNRFEALLHFLHISDNENCPSGDRLYKISPLVQMLNRKFQHLCNPKDKICIDETMVPFRGRLSFLQYIPGKRHKYGVKLFKLCVDGGYTYSVKIYGGGGGIKTSDKPLATRVVMELMEPLLNTGRTLYTDNFYTSVGLAHELNDNQTHLVGTLRQNRKLNPKAVTSAKLKKGEIKMQQSNTKVVVAKWKDKRDVLFLTTRAVPEMVEVPTKRGSVLKPSTIVEYNTAKGFIDISDQKASYSSPVRRGIKWYRKIVVELLTNTVLVNAMVVFKEVTGKNMSITEFRENIVCALLAVENQPKTENQVQHSIENKKTRGRCSACYKKYSEREGRHSAMKNAKKVYSFCRACSENATYMCVSCFFERHTSFVN; encoded by the coding sequence ATGACGCGCAAAGAACTATCTGATGAAGAACTTCGACGAATATTGGAAGAGAGCGACTTTGAATGTAGTGAAATCGAAAGCACATACGATGATTCAGATGCAGACCGCACATTCAAAGTAGACGAAGGTTCGAACTCTGAGTCTAGTACAACTAGTAATGACATTATTTTGCcaagtaaaaaaagaaaaatagaacCTACACCTGGGCCTAGTAATAGGCCTAATTCACCTGGAAAAGATTCAAGTGACGATTCTGTTGTTGCTCCAAGAAGTAATTATGTAGTGTGGAGTGAAGTTTGTGTATCTGATAAActcaataaatttgtatattcTGGAAGACCCGGATTTCGACAAGAAAAAATCAATCACCAAAACCCTGTTGATTTTTTCCTCTTATTTTTCGACAAAGAAGTTCAAGATTTACTAGTTACGGAAACAAACAGATACGCCGAACAACAGATACTAAATGGTATATGTGAAGAGACAGTCAGTGAACACTCCATTGTGTCTAAGTGGTATGATACAGATGCACATGAACTTATGCGTTTTTTTGGCATTATTATTTGGATGGGACTTGATCAAAAACCTACGCTTCGAGATTATTGGAGTAAAAAGGTCCTTTATAAAAGCGAAGTTGCAAAGTTGGGTCGCATGAGTAGAAATCGATTTGAGGCATTGTTACATTTCCTACACATTTCTGATAATGAAAATTGCCCATCAGGTGACAGATTATATAAGATTTCTCCACTTGTACAGAtgttaaatagaaaatttcaaCATCTTTGCAATCCAAAGGACAAGATATGCATCGATGAGACAATGGTTCCATTTCGGGGCAGGTTAAGCTTCCTCCAGTACATTCCAGGCAAAAGACACAAGTACGGTgtcaaactttttaaactttgtgTTGATGGAGGCTATACTTATTCAGTTAAAATATATGGCGGTGGTGGTGGTATAAAAACCTCTGATAAGCCATTGGCTACAAGAGTAGTCATGGAACTGATGGAACCTCTTCTCAATACGGGAAGAACCCTTTATACTGACAACTTCTATACAAGTGTTGGTCTAGCACATGAACTGAATGATAACCAAACACATTTGGTTGGTACTTTGCGTCAAAACCGAAAACTTAATCCGAAGGCAGTCACAAGTGCCAAATTGAAAAAGGGCGAAATAAAGATGCAACAAAGCaacacaaaagttgtagtagcAAAATGGAAAGATAAGCGCGATGTTCTATTTCTGACAACGAGAGCTGTCCCAGAAATGGTTGAAGTTCCAACGAAAAGAGGCTCTGTTCTAAAACCATCAACCATAGTGGAATATAATACAGCTAAAGGCTTTATTGATATTTCAGATCAAAAAGCTTCCTATAGTTCTCCAGTACGCCGAGGGATCAAATGGTACCGGAAAATTGTAGTTGAACTATTGACAAACACTGTTCTAGTTAATGCCATGGTCGTGTTCAAAGAAGTAACTGGAAAGAACATGAGTATCACAGAATTTCGCGAAAATATCGTTTGTGCCTTATTGGCTGTGGAAAACCAACCCAAAACTGAAAATCAAGTGCAACACtctatagaaaataaaaaaactcgGGGCAGGTGTTCAGCTTGCTATAAAAAGTACTCAGAAAGAGAAGGGCGTCATTCGGCGAtgaaaaatgccaaaaaagtTTATTCTTTTTGCCGTGCATGCTCTGAAAATGCGACGTATATGTGTGTAAGTTGTTTTTTTGAGCGCCATACTTCGTtcgttaattaa